In Desulfuromonas sp. KJ2020, a single window of DNA contains:
- a CDS encoding metalloregulator ArsR/SmtB family transcription factor, with protein MALSLLKSLADSTRLRLVALLCQGEFTVQELTEILGMGQSRVSRHLKLLLDEKILSVRRQGTWSYYRVSQENALFGAIWPALEASVTEGASGGDDLRAMAAIYEKRRRKSQDFFNHHASEWDGLSHRLLPTVPYSENLLARIHPCENLVEVGVGTGNLLPLLMSRAQTVIGVDQSPAMLAQARQRIGQGEPGQIELRLGEMSHLPVLSASANTVLVNMVLHHAADPENVFKEFVRVMREEGTLVIADLLPHQHEWARDSLADLWLGFEYGDLERWLEAAGLFLTDYVEIQGTADRQGVFILEATKRGSTQTTK; from the coding sequence TTGGCCCTTTCTCTCTTAAAATCTCTTGCCGATTCAACGCGTCTGAGGCTGGTTGCCCTGCTTTGCCAGGGTGAATTTACCGTTCAGGAACTGACCGAAATTCTGGGCATGGGGCAATCGCGGGTGTCGCGCCACCTCAAACTTCTTCTGGATGAAAAGATATTGAGCGTGCGGCGGCAAGGCACCTGGTCCTACTATCGTGTCAGCCAGGAGAATGCGCTGTTTGGCGCGATATGGCCGGCCCTTGAGGCCTCTGTGACCGAGGGAGCTTCTGGTGGGGATGATCTCAGAGCCATGGCGGCTATTTATGAAAAAAGGCGCCGAAAAAGCCAGGATTTTTTTAATCATCACGCCAGTGAATGGGACGGACTTTCCCACCGCTTGCTTCCTACTGTCCCTTACAGTGAGAATCTTCTCGCTCGCATTCATCCCTGTGAAAATCTCGTCGAGGTTGGCGTCGGGACAGGCAATCTTCTCCCCTTGCTGATGTCCCGGGCCCAGACCGTGATTGGCGTGGATCAGTCTCCGGCGATGCTGGCACAGGCCCGTCAGCGTATCGGTCAGGGGGAGCCTGGGCAGATCGAACTGCGCCTGGGCGAGATGTCTCATCTGCCGGTTCTTTCTGCCAGCGCGAATACGGTTCTGGTGAACATGGTTCTTCATCATGCCGCCGACCCTGAAAATGTCTTCAAGGAGTTTGTTAGGGTGATGAGGGAGGAAGGGACGTTGGTGATCGCCGATCTGCTTCCCCATCAGCACGAATGGGCCCGTGACAGCCTGGCTGATCTCTGGCTCGGCTTTGAGTACGGTGATCTCGAGAGATGGCTGGAGGCGGCGGGACTTTTCCTGACTGACTACGTAGAAATTCAGGGGACAGCCGACAGACAGGGTGTTTTTATTTTAGAAGCGACCAAAAGAGGTAGTACCCAGACAACCAAG